Proteins encoded within one genomic window of Sphaerotilus montanus:
- the odhB gene encoding 2-oxoglutarate dehydrogenase complex dihydrolipoyllysine-residue succinyltransferase, with amino-acid sequence MAIVEVKVPQLSESVAEATMLQWKKKPGDAVAIDEILIEIETDKVVLEVPAPAAGVLVALVVGDGGTVASEQVIAKIDTDGQVAVSPLQIAAIPATTAVAAAPVAASKGDVAMPAAAKLLADNGLSVGDVAGSGKDGRVTKGDVLGAVAAGAKAAPAPVAAKPPAVAAPAAPVALGDRAEQRVPMSRLRARVAERLLQSQSQNAILTTFNEVNMAPLMDMRKRFQDKFEKEHGIKLGFMSFFVKAAVAALKKFPVLNASVDGNDIVYHGYFDIGIAVGSPRGLVVPILRNADQMTFADIEKKIAEFGKKAKEGKISMDDLTGGTFSISNGGTFGSMLSTPIINPPQSAILGVHATKDRAVVENGQVVVRPINYLAMSYDHRIIDGREAVLGLVTMKEALEDPARLLFDI; translated from the coding sequence ATGGCCATTGTTGAAGTCAAAGTCCCCCAGTTGTCCGAGTCGGTTGCGGAAGCAACCATGCTGCAGTGGAAGAAGAAGCCCGGTGATGCCGTGGCGATCGACGAGATCCTCATCGAGATCGAGACCGACAAGGTCGTGCTCGAAGTGCCGGCGCCCGCCGCTGGCGTGCTGGTTGCACTGGTCGTCGGCGACGGCGGCACGGTCGCCAGCGAACAGGTGATCGCCAAGATCGACACCGACGGACAGGTGGCGGTCAGCCCGCTGCAGATCGCGGCCATTCCTGCCACGACGGCAGTGGCCGCCGCACCCGTGGCCGCCAGCAAGGGCGATGTCGCCATGCCCGCTGCTGCCAAGCTGCTGGCCGACAACGGCCTGAGCGTCGGCGATGTCGCCGGCTCCGGCAAGGATGGCCGTGTCACCAAGGGTGATGTGCTGGGTGCCGTCGCCGCGGGGGCCAAGGCGGCTCCGGCGCCGGTGGCTGCCAAGCCGCCGGCCGTGGCCGCACCCGCTGCGCCGGTGGCCCTGGGTGACCGCGCCGAACAGCGCGTGCCGATGAGCCGCCTGCGTGCCCGCGTGGCCGAGCGCCTGCTGCAGTCGCAGTCGCAGAACGCCATCCTGACCACGTTCAACGAAGTGAACATGGCGCCGCTGATGGACATGCGCAAGCGCTTCCAGGACAAGTTCGAGAAGGAACACGGCATCAAGCTCGGCTTCATGTCGTTCTTCGTCAAGGCCGCGGTCGCTGCGCTGAAGAAGTTCCCGGTCCTGAACGCCTCGGTCGATGGCAACGACATCGTCTACCACGGCTACTTCGACATCGGCATCGCCGTCGGTTCGCCCCGTGGCCTGGTGGTGCCGATCCTGCGCAACGCTGACCAGATGACCTTCGCTGACATCGAGAAGAAGATCGCCGAATTTGGCAAGAAGGCCAAGGAAGGCAAGATCTCGATGGACGACCTGACGGGCGGCACGTTCTCGATCTCGAACGGCGGCACCTTCGGCTCCATGCTGTCGACCCCGATCATCAACCCGCCGCAGTCGGCCATCCTGGGCGTGCACGCGACCAAGGACCGCGCGGTGGTGGAAAACGGTCAGGTCGTGGTGCGCCCGATCAACTACCTGGCGATGTCCTACGACCACCGCATCATCGACGGCCGCGAAGCCGTCCTGGGTCTGGTGACGATGAAGGAAGCGCTGGAAGACCCGGCCCGCCTGCTGTTCGACATCTGA
- the lpdA gene encoding dihydrolipoyl dehydrogenase codes for MSKQFDVVVIGGGPGGYIAAIRAAQLGFQVACIDEWKNEKGGPAPGGTCTNVGCIPSKALLQSSEHYEHAAHHFGDHGISLDNLKMDVAKMVGRKNTVVKQNNDGILFLLKKNKVSFFHGRGSFAKAVEGGYEINVAGAANEVLTAKNVIVATGSNARALPGAAFDEEKILSNDGALRIGAVPAKLGVIGSGVIGLEMGSVWRRLGAEVTILEAMPGFLGAADEGVAKEALKAFKKQGLKFEFGVKISKVDASGDGVVVFFADAKGAEQTLAVDKLIVSIGRVANTIGLNPEAVGLALDERGMVVVDADCKTNLPGVWAVGDVVRGPMLAHKAEEEGVAVAERIAGQHGHVNFATIPWVIYTSPEIAWVGRTEQQLKADGVAYKAGQFPFLANGRARALGDTTGFVKFLADATTDEILGVHIVGPMASELISEAVVAMEFKASAEDIARICHAHPSLSEATKEAALAVDKRTLNF; via the coding sequence ATGTCCAAGCAATTTGATGTCGTCGTGATCGGCGGCGGCCCCGGCGGCTACATCGCTGCCATCCGCGCAGCACAACTGGGCTTCCAGGTCGCCTGCATCGACGAATGGAAGAACGAGAAGGGCGGCCCGGCCCCTGGCGGCACCTGCACCAACGTCGGCTGCATCCCGTCCAAGGCCCTGCTGCAGTCCTCGGAGCATTACGAGCACGCCGCCCACCACTTTGGCGACCACGGCATCAGCCTGGACAACCTGAAGATGGACGTGGCCAAGATGGTCGGCCGCAAGAACACCGTCGTGAAGCAGAACAACGACGGCATCCTGTTCCTGCTGAAGAAGAACAAGGTCAGCTTCTTCCACGGCCGCGGCTCGTTCGCCAAGGCGGTCGAAGGCGGCTATGAAATCAACGTCGCGGGCGCTGCCAACGAAGTGCTGACGGCCAAGAACGTCATCGTCGCGACTGGCTCCAACGCCCGCGCGCTGCCGGGTGCTGCGTTCGATGAAGAGAAGATCCTGTCGAACGACGGCGCGCTGCGCATCGGCGCGGTGCCGGCCAAGCTGGGCGTGATCGGCTCGGGCGTGATCGGCCTGGAGATGGGCTCGGTCTGGCGCCGCCTGGGTGCAGAAGTCACCATCCTGGAAGCGATGCCCGGTTTCCTGGGCGCCGCCGACGAAGGCGTGGCCAAGGAAGCGCTGAAGGCGTTCAAGAAGCAGGGCCTGAAGTTCGAGTTCGGCGTGAAGATCTCCAAGGTCGACGCGTCGGGTGACGGCGTGGTCGTGTTCTTCGCCGACGCCAAGGGTGCGGAGCAGACGCTGGCGGTGGACAAGCTGATTGTGTCGATCGGCCGGGTTGCCAACACCATCGGCCTGAACCCGGAAGCCGTCGGCCTGGCGCTGGACGAGCGTGGCATGGTCGTCGTCGACGCCGACTGCAAGACCAACCTGCCCGGCGTGTGGGCGGTCGGTGACGTGGTGCGCGGCCCGATGCTGGCGCACAAGGCCGAGGAAGAAGGCGTGGCAGTGGCCGAGCGCATCGCCGGTCAGCACGGCCACGTCAACTTCGCGACCATCCCCTGGGTGATCTACACCAGCCCGGAAATCGCCTGGGTCGGCCGCACCGAGCAGCAGCTCAAGGCGGACGGCGTGGCGTACAAGGCCGGCCAGTTCCCGTTCCTCGCGAATGGCCGCGCGCGCGCGCTGGGTGACACCACCGGCTTCGTCAAGTTCCTGGCCGACGCCACGACCGACGAGATCCTGGGCGTGCACATCGTCGGTCCGATGGCCTCCGAGCTGATCTCGGAAGCCGTGGTCGCGATGGAGTTCAAGGCCTCGGCCGAAGACATCGCCCGCATCTGCCACGCGCACCCGTCGCTGTCGGAGGCCACCAAGGAAGCGGCGCTGGCCGTGGACAAGCGCACGCTCAATTTCTGA
- the zapE gene encoding cell division protein ZapE, whose product MPTVTEIYHQTLAERGYQADPAQLRAVAALQRCQDEWIAYKSRRSNVLTKALIRPPLPRGVYMHGGVGRGKSFLMDSFFQAVPLQRKTRLHFHEFMREVHRELQELKGIANPLDELGKRIGRRFRLICFDEFHVADVTDAMILHRLLDAMYANRVSIITTSNFHPDELYPNGLHRDRILPAIELLKAKLEVINVDNGTDYRRRTLQHVQLYHTPLGAQADAAMTQAFDELAEVKDESPELRIENRVIHARRKAGGVVWFDFKQLCGGPRSQNDYLELATQFHTLLLSDVPMMPPRLASEARRFTWLIDVLYDRRVKLIISAAVPPEELYTEGPMSHEFPRTVSRLTEMQSEEFMALERRDVDTSLT is encoded by the coding sequence ATGCCCACCGTCACCGAGATCTACCACCAGACCCTCGCCGAGCGCGGCTACCAGGCTGATCCGGCCCAGCTGCGCGCCGTGGCCGCCCTGCAGCGCTGCCAGGACGAGTGGATCGCCTACAAGTCCCGGCGCAGCAATGTGCTGACCAAGGCGCTGATCCGGCCGCCGCTGCCGCGCGGTGTCTACATGCACGGCGGGGTGGGGCGGGGCAAGAGCTTCCTGATGGACAGCTTCTTCCAGGCCGTGCCGCTGCAGCGCAAGACGCGGCTGCACTTCCACGAGTTCATGCGCGAAGTCCACCGGGAGCTGCAGGAACTCAAGGGCATCGCCAATCCGCTCGACGAACTGGGCAAGCGCATCGGGCGGCGCTTCCGGCTGATCTGCTTCGACGAGTTCCACGTCGCCGACGTGACCGACGCGATGATCCTGCACCGGCTGCTGGACGCGATGTACGCCAACCGGGTGTCGATCATCACGACGTCCAACTTCCACCCCGACGAGCTGTACCCGAACGGGCTGCACCGCGACCGCATCCTGCCGGCCATCGAGTTGCTCAAGGCCAAGCTCGAAGTCATCAACGTCGACAACGGCACCGACTACCGCCGCCGCACGCTGCAGCATGTCCAGCTTTACCACACGCCGCTGGGCGCGCAGGCGGACGCCGCCATGACGCAGGCCTTCGACGAACTGGCCGAGGTGAAGGACGAATCGCCCGAGCTGCGCATCGAGAACCGCGTCATCCATGCCCGACGCAAGGCGGGCGGGGTGGTCTGGTTCGACTTCAAGCAGCTGTGTGGCGGGCCGCGCTCGCAGAACGACTACCTGGAACTGGCGACCCAGTTCCACACGCTGCTGCTGTCGGACGTGCCGATGATGCCGCCACGGCTGGCGTCGGAGGCGCGGCGCTTCACGTGGCTGATCGACGTGCTCTACGACCGGCGCGTGAAGCTGATCATCTCGGCCGCCGTGCCGCCCGAGGAGCTTTACACCGAAGGTCCGATGTCGCATGAATTCCCGCGCACCGTCTCGCGCCTGACGGAGATGCAGTCCGAGGAGTTCATGGCGCTGGAGCGGCGCGACGTGGACACGTCGCTGACCTGA